From a single Rhodospirillaceae bacterium genomic region:
- a CDS encoding thiolase family protein, with the protein MTDAWIIGASSTRFERAPEKSYRDLAREAYCGALADAGMETGDAIEFGWFSNCGLWVDGQASIRGQILFTPLVREGLFPERVPMVNVEGGCASAQMALHGAWKDILSGECDVSLAIGVEKLFNPQAPEDTMAVYRAAIDQLTPEEWRNYYAEAGEEAGKPFEEGPDRTVFMDTYAMQACYHMKAHGTTQRQIAAGAAKNHRNGAQNEKAQYSFELSVEDVLNDRPVSWPLTRAMCSPVGDGAAAVLVCSEDFLRGQPAGVQDRAIRIRACELAGGKYRRLDEPGLSHVAAQKAYARAGVGPQDIDVAEVHDATAFCEIYQAEMMGFAEFGRGGELVESGETAIGGRIPINTSGGLVSKGHPVGATGLSMIYELARQLRGEAGARQVAGAQLALSENGGGVIGFDEAACAVTILERAG; encoded by the coding sequence ATGACCGACGCCTGGATCATTGGCGCCAGTTCGACCCGCTTCGAGCGCGCACCCGAAAAAAGCTATCGCGATCTCGCCCGCGAAGCCTATTGCGGCGCGCTTGCCGACGCCGGCATGGAGACCGGCGACGCCATCGAATTCGGCTGGTTCTCCAACTGCGGCCTGTGGGTCGACGGCCAGGCCTCGATCCGCGGCCAGATCCTGTTCACGCCGCTGGTGCGCGAGGGCCTGTTCCCGGAACGCGTGCCGATGGTCAACGTCGAGGGCGGCTGCGCCTCGGCCCAGATGGCGCTGCACGGCGCATGGAAGGATATCCTCTCCGGCGAGTGCGACGTCAGCCTCGCCATCGGCGTCGAGAAGCTGTTCAACCCGCAGGCGCCGGAAGACACGATGGCGGTCTACCGGGCCGCGATCGACCAGCTGACGCCGGAGGAATGGCGGAATTACTACGCCGAGGCCGGCGAGGAGGCCGGCAAGCCGTTCGAGGAAGGGCCGGACCGCACGGTGTTCATGGACACCTACGCCATGCAGGCCTGCTATCACATGAAGGCCCACGGCACGACGCAGCGCCAGATCGCGGCCGGCGCGGCCAAGAACCACCGCAACGGCGCGCAGAACGAGAAGGCGCAATACAGCTTCGAGCTTTCGGTCGAGGACGTGCTGAACGACCGGCCGGTGAGCTGGCCGCTGACCCGGGCCATGTGCTCGCCGGTCGGCGACGGCGCTGCGGCGGTGCTGGTCTGTTCGGAGGATTTCCTGCGCGGCCAGCCGGCTGGGGTGCAGGACCGCGCCATCCGCATCCGGGCCTGCGAACTGGCCGGCGGCAAATACCGGCGGCTCGACGAACCCGGCCTGTCCCATGTTGCGGCGCAGAAGGCCTACGCCCGGGCCGGCGTCGGCCCGCAGGACATCGACGTCGCCGAGGTCCACGACGCGACCGCCTTCTGCGAGATCTACCAGGCCGAGATGATGGGCTTCGCCGAGTTCGGCCGGGGCGGCGAACTGGTCGAGAGCGGCGAAACCGCGATCGGCGGGCGCATCCCGATCAACACCTCTGGCGGGCTGGTCTCGAAGGGCCATCCGGTCGGCGCGACCGGCCTGTCGATGATCTACGAACTCGCCCGGCAATTGCGCGGCGAGGCCGGCGCCCGCCAGGTCGCGGGCGCGCAACTCGCCCTGTCGGAAAACGGCGGCGGCGTCATCGGCTTCGACGAAGCCGCCTGCGCCGTGACGATTCTGGAGCGGGCGGGGTAA
- a CDS encoding DUF2794 domain-containing protein has translation MGTLIDIEQARASRRAAGHRAPASGTRHPPSAPVRPPPASRHTFFSRSELCKLLSLYSRRVVNGEWRDYAIDHDATQATVSFYRCAAEHPEYAITKTAGHKDRPGLFVLKAGPQEITQSPSLEEVIGAVERQPRLVWSSAG, from the coding sequence ATGGGGACGCTGATCGATATCGAACAGGCGCGCGCGTCCCGGCGTGCGGCCGGCCACAGGGCTCCGGCATCCGGGACGCGCCATCCACCCTCCGCCCCCGTAAGGCCTCCGCCCGCATCCCGCCACACCTTCTTCAGCCGGTCCGAGCTCTGCAAGCTGCTCTCGCTCTACAGCCGGCGCGTCGTTAACGGCGAATGGCGCGACTACGCCATCGACCACGACGCCACGCAGGCGACCGTCTCCTTCTACCGCTGCGCCGCCGAACATCCGGAATACGCCATAACCAAGACGGCGGGCCACAAGGACCGGCCGGGCCTGTTCGTGCTCAAGGCCGGGCCGCAGGAGATCACGCAGTCCCCGTCGCTCGAAGAGGTGATCGGCGCGGTCGAGCGGCAGCCGCGCCTGGTCTGGTCGTCGGCCGGCTGA